The Paraburkholderia caffeinilytica genome segment TGGTGGTCGTCGATTTCGAGGTCGCCATGCGCTTCGATGTCCAGATCGAACAGTCCATGCCGTGCGATCTGGTCGAGCATATGATCAAGAAACGGCACACCGGTGGCCAGCTTCTGCTGACCGGTGCCGTCCAGATTGATCTTCACACGGATCTGCGTTTCGCTGGTGTTGCGAACGACTTCCGCAAGGCGCATGGTAATTCCTCGAATCTAGCTAGAAAGCGATAGTAGTGTGGGATGGAAAAACGGCGGCCCGCGCGCGCTTTCCGCAGCTTGGGAAAGCGCTCACGCAGCCGTCTGGTACGTCATTCAGTGCAGCACAAGCTTCAGTCCGGCGACCAATTGGGCGTTTTCTTCGGGCGAACCGACAGTCAAACGCACGCAATTGACCAGCAATGGATGCATTTTACTCACGTTTTTGATCAAAACCCGCGCCGCCAGCAGCGTTTCGAACATAACGGATGCGTCAGGCACCCGCACCAGCAGGAAGTTGCCGGCACTCGGGAACACTTCGGCGCCCGGCAATTGGGCCACGGCTTGCGCGAGTTTCGTCCGCTCTTCGCGCAGTTGCTCGGCCTGGGCGTCGAGTACGTCGACGTGGTCGAGCAGGAAGTCGGCGGCGGCTTGCGTCAGCACGTTGGTGTTGTAAGGCGGGCGCACCTTGTCGAACTCGGTGAGCCAGGCGGGCCTGCCGACCAGATAACCCAGGCGGATGCCGGCCAGGCCGAGCTTGGACACCGTCCGCATCACGACGACATTGTCGAACGCATCGGCGCGTGGCAGCCAGCTTTGCTGCGCGAACGGCTGGTACGCCTCGTCGATCACCACGAGGCTTTTGTTTGCCGCGGCGATGATGCGCTCCATGTCCGCGCCGTCGTACAGCGTGCCGGTGGGGTTGTTCGGGTAGGCCAGATAGACGACCGCCGGCTCATGCTCGGCGATCGCCGCCAGCATCGCTTCCGTGTCGAGCGTGAAATCGGCCTTGAGCGGCACGCCGATGAATTCCAGATTCGCCAGCTTCGCCGACATCTGATACATGACGAAACCCGGCATCGGCGCGAGCACCTTGGCGCCCGGCTTCGCGCACGCCACCGACACCATGCTGATGATTTCATCCGAGCCGTTGCCGAGCAGCACGTCGCAACCCGCGGGCACGCCCATCACACGCTTGATCTTTTCAATCAGCGCTTCCGGGCGCGGCGCCGGATAGCGGTTTAGCGCGACGCCGGCCAGATGCTCGCCCAGATGGGCGGCAAGCACCGGAGGTAGTCGAAATGGGTTTTCCATCGCATCGAGCTTGATGTAGCCCGTGGCGTCCGGAACCGGATAGCTCGTCATCGCGAGCACGTCGCGGCGGATGATGTCTTGAGGTGTCGTCATAAGTCAGTGGACCGGGCCGCACGGGAGACGCCGGCCGGGTATCGAGGTATCGGCGGCTTGCGGACTGCCCCAGCTTGGTCTGTATTGTCGTTATTTAACGGGAAATTACGCGAAATCCGTCGGCGGAGTTCGCGGACACCGGTTCGATGCCCGCTTGCGCCATCTTCGGGTTCGCCGCTTCCGGGCGCTTGTTCCTCACCTTCAGCCGTTCTGCCGCATCCGGTATTCGGCGCTGCGGGCATGTGCCTGCAGGCCTTCGCCGTATGCGAGTTCGGCGGCGATCTCGCCAAGCGTCTGCGCGCCGTCCGCGCTGACCTCGATTACGCTCGACCGCTTGAAAAAATCGTAGACGCCCAGCGGCGACGAGAACCGCGCGGTACGCGACGTAGGCAGCACGTGATTCGGCCCCGCGCAGTAGTCCCCGAGGCTTTCGCTGGTATAGCGGCCAAGGAAGATCGCACCGGCGTGACGGATCAGCTGGCCCCATTGATGCGGCTCCAGCGCGGAGATTTCGAGGTGTTCCGGTGCGATGTCGTTGGCGATCGCGCAGGCTTCGGCCATATCGCGCACCTTGATCAACGCACCGCGGCCTTCGAGCGACGCGCGGATCACGTCCTGGCGCGGCATGGTCGGCAGCAGCTCGTTGATCGCGTCGCGTACGCGGGCGATGAATGCATCGTCCGGGCACAGCAGGATGGATTGCGCGAGCTCGTCGTGCTCCGCTTGCGAGAACAGGTCCATCGCGACCCAGCGCGGGTCCGTCGTGCCGTCGCACAAGACGAGAATTTCCGACGGCCCGGCGATCATGTCGATCCCGACCGTGCCGAACACGCGGCGCTTGGCCGAGGCGACATAGGCATTGCCCGGGCCGCAGATCTTGTCGACCGCCGGCACCGTTTCCGTGCCGTACGCCAGCGCGCCCACCGCCTGCGCGCCGCCGATCGTGAACACGCGATCCACGCCGCCCAGCAACGCGGCCGCCAGCACGAGCGGATTCTTCACGCCGTCCGGCGTGGGCACGACCATGACGATTTCGCGCACGCCGGCCACGCGCGCCGGAATCGCGTTCATCAACACCGACGACGGATACGCCGCCTTGCCGCCCGGCACGTAGATACCCGCGCGATCCAGCGGCGTGACCTTCTGGCCGAGCACCGTGCCGTCGGCTTCCGTGTACTGCCAGCTATGGCTGCCGCACTCGATCTTCTGCTTCTCGTGGTAACCGCGCACGCGCGCCGCCGCCGCTTCGAGCGCCGCGCGGCGCTTCGGCTCGAGGCCTTCCAGCGCCGCTTCCAGTTCGGACATCGGCAACTCGAGCGACTCGACGCTCTTCGCCTCGACGCGGTCGAAGCGGTTCGTGTACTCGAGCACCGCGGCGTCGCCGCGCGCCTTCACGTCGTTCAGAATCTGCGCGACCGAGCGCTCGATTGCTTCGTCTTCGCTCGCCTCGAACGCGAGCACCGCGTGCAGCAACTTCTGGAAGTCGGGCGAGCTGGAATCGAGTTTGCGAATCTTGATAGACATACGGGTATCCGTTTCGGTAAGGCGCGCGTTAAAAGTTCGACCACGCGCGTGGCCAAACTGTTCAGGCTGCCGCAGTGCCGGCTTTCGACGCGCGTTCGAATGCGTCGAGGATCGGCCGCAGCGCGGCGCGTTTGAGCTTCAGCGCCGCCTGGTTCACAACGAGGCGCGACGAAATCTGCATGATCTCTTCCACCTCGACAAGATTGTTGGCACGCAAGGTATTGCCCGAACTCACCAGGTCGACGATCGCGTCCGCGAGGCCGACCAGCGGCGCCAGTTCCATCGAACCGTACAGCTTGATCAGGTCGACGTGGACGCCCTTGGCGGCAAAATGCTCACGTGCGGTTTCAACGTACTTGGTGGCCACGCGCAGGCGTGCGCCCTGGCGCACCGCGTTCGCGTAGTCGAAACCGGCCGCCACCGCGACCGACATCCGGCAGCGCGCGATATCCAGGTCGACCGGCTGGTACAGCCCGCTGCCGCCGTGCTCGAGCAACACGTCCTTGCCGGCCACGCCGAAGTCGGCCGCGCCGTACTCGACGTAGGTCGGCACGTCCGTTGCGCGCACGATGATAACGCGCAGGTTCGCGTCTGTTGTGGGCAGAATCAGCTTGCGTGATGTTTCCGGATCTTCCGCGACCTCAATACCGGCTGCGGCGAGCAGCGGCAGCGTCTCTTCGAAGATACGCCCTTTCGACAAAGCCAGCGTGAGCGGTGCGCTCACAGCCGGCGAAGACGACGTTTGCGGCATCGAGCTCATGCCTGGCTCCCCGAGATACGGCGCACCCTGGCGCCGATGGCATTGAGCTTGGTCTCCATCCGGTCGTAGCCACGATCCAGGTGATAGATACGATCGATCAGCGTTTCGCCTTCGGCACGCAGCGCGGCGATCACGAGACTCGCCGACGCACGCAGGTCGGTGGCCATCACCTTCGCGCCGGACAGCTTCTCGACGCCGGTCACGAGCGCAGTGTTGCCGTCGATCGTGATGTTCGCGCCGAGGCGGTTCAGTTCCTGCACGTGCATGTAGCGGTTCTCGAAGATCGTCTCGACGACTTGCGAGGTGCCGTCCGCGATCGTGTTGAGCGCCATGAACTGCGCCTGCATGTCGGTCGGGAACGCGGGGTATTCGGACGTGCGGAAGCTCACCGCGCTCGGACGCTTGTCCATGCGCACACGGATCCAGTCATCGCCCTCTTCGACCGTGACGCCGGCTTCGCGCAGCTTCTCGATGACGGCTTCGAGGATCAGCGGACGCACCTTGCGCAACGTGACATCGCCGCCGGCAGCAGCGACGGCGCACAGGAACGTACCGGCCTCGATGCGATCCGGAATCACCGTGTGCTTTGCACCATGCAGCTTATCGACGCCCTGGATCACCAGACGGTCGGTGCCGATACCTTCGATCTTCGCGCCCATCTCGACCAGCAGATGCGCGAGGTCACCCACTTCCGGTTCACGCGCGGCGTTCTCGATGACCGTTTCGCCTTCGGCCAGCACCGCTGCCATCAACAGGTTTTCGGTGCCCGTCACGGTAATCATGTCGGTCACGATGCGCGCGCCCTTCAGGCGCTTCGCACGCGCTTCGATGAAGCCGTGCTCGATCGTGATCTCGGCGCCCATGGCCTGCAGACCCTTGATGTGCTGATCCACCGGACGCGCGCCGATGGCGCAGCCACCCGGCAGCGACACCCGGGCGTGACCGAAGCGCGCGACCAGCGGGCCGAGCACGAGGATCGACGCACGCATGGTCTTCACCATTTCGTAAGGCGCAACGAGGTTGTCGACCTTCGACGCATCCAGCGACACGCCCCCCTCACCGCTCTCGATCTGCACGCCCATCTGACCGAGCAGCTTGAGCATCGTGCGCACGTCCTGCAAGTCGGGCACGTTGGCCAGATGCACCGGCTCCGCGCTGAGCAGACTTGCGCACAGGATCGGCAACGCCGCGTTCTTGGCGCCTGAGATGACGACTTCACCCGACAGCGGGTAGCCACCTTCAATGACGAGTTTATCCATGCCTGTCAGTTCCTGATTGACCCGGACTTCGGCCGGGCCTGCTTTAACCGTGTTCGGCGCGCCGCTACCGGCATCGCGCCCTTCCTGAGTAATTCGCACTAAATTTCCAGATTACGCGTTCTGCCATTCGGCGGGCGTCAGCGTCTTCATGCTGAGCGCGTGGATTTCTTCGCGCATGCGGTCGCCGAGCGCCGCATACACGAGTTGGTGGCGCTGGATCAGACGCTTGCCTTCGAAGCTCGGCGAGACGATGGTCGCAAAGAAATGCTGACCGTCGCCCTCGACTTCGAGATGCTGGCAAGCGAGCCCAGCTGCGATGTATTGCTTGACCTGTTCGGGAGTCGGCAACATGAGAGATGCTCCTGATCAGTGGCGCAGTTTGTAGCCGGAGGCGAGCATGCGCATCGCCACCACGGCCAGCACCACAAAGAAACCGGCAACGATCGCAAGGCTCGCGAGCGGATTGATATCCGACATCCCGAAGAAACCGTAGCGAAAGCCGTCGATCATGTAGAAAAAGGGATTGAGCCGCGACACTTCGCGCCACACCGGTGGCAGCGTGTGCGTCGAGTAGAACACGCCCGAGAGGAACGTGAGCGGCATAATCAGAAAGTTTTGAAACGCGGCGAGCTGATCGAACTTCTCAGCCCAGATGCCCGCGATCAAGCCCAGCGTGCCAAGAATCGCCGCGCCGAAAATCGCGAACGCGATGATATAAAGCGGCGCGCTGAAGCTGACCGGCACGAACCAGATCGTCACGATGAACACGCCGAAGCCTACCGCGAGACCGCGGGCCACGGCCGCGAGCACATACGCACCGAACATCTCGTAGTGCGACAACGGCGGCAACAGCACGAACACCAGGTTGCCGGTGATCTTCGACTGGATCAGCGAGGACGAGCTATTCGCAAATGCGTTCTGCAACACGCTCATCATCACGAGGCCGGGAATCAGGAAGCTCGTGTACTCGACACCCGGATAGACCTGAACGTGGCCACGCAACGCGTGGCCGAAGATCGTCAGATACAGCAGCGCAGTGATGACCGGCGCCAGCACGGTCTGGAACGCCACCTTCCAGAACCGCAGGATTTCCTTGTAAAACAGCGTGCTGAAACCACTGTAGCCGCTCATGCCAGCCCCTCGATCACTTCCGGACCGTTCATCACCTGAACGAACACATCTTCGAGATCGGCTTTGCGAACCTCGATTTCTTCGAATGCGCAGCCCGCCGCGCGGCACTGCGCGAGAATCCGCTCGACGTCGTCATAGCTCGCGAGCCGCAGCAGATGCTGGCGGCCGTTGCCGTTGCCCGAACCACTTTCCACTTCGAGCGGACGCAACTCAGCCGGCAACACGCCTTGCGCAAAACGCAGGAACAGCTGCATGCCGGCGAAGCGCTGCAGCAGCGTGCTGGTGCGCTCGAGCGCGACGACCTCGCCACGCCGCAGCATCGCGATGCGGTCGCACAGCGATTCGGCTTCTTCCAGATAGTGCGTGGTCAGCACGATCGTGTGCCCTTCGCGATTCAGGCGCGAGATGAACTTCCACAAGGTTTGACGCAGTTCGACGTCGACGCCCGCGGTCGGCTCGTCCAGTACGATCACCGGCGGCCGATGCACCAGCGCCTGCGCCACGAGCACGCGGCGCTTCATGCCGCCCGACAGCGCGCGCATGTTGGCGTCGGCTTTCTCGGTGAGGTCGAGATTGGCCATGATCTCGTCGATCCACGCGTCGTTATTGCGCAACCCGTAATAGCCGGACTGGATGCGCAAGGTTTCGCGCACCGTAAAGAAAGGATCGAACACGAGCTCCTGCGGCACCACGCCGAGCGCGCGGCGCGCGTCGCGGAAATCGCTGACTACGTCATGGCCGCGGACCGCGATGCTGCCTTCGTCGGCGCGCGCGAGACCGGCGAGTATGCTGATGAGCGTCGTCTTGCCCGCGCCGTTCGGACCGAGCAGTCCGAAGAACTCGCCTTCTTCCACCGTGAGGCTGACGCCCTTGAGCGCTTGCAAATCTTTGTAGCGCTTCTTGACGTTACGAATTTCTATGGCTGACATGACTGTGGGCCGCGTGCGTCGCGGCGCCTAAAGGAGCCCCGAGGGGGCGCAAAAGTGCTGGGAGGGACGAAATTGGGGCCGGTTATATGCCCCGAAAAACGTTTGATTATAGGGCAAAAATCGGCAGCCCCGGCTCGGCCGGGGCGATTGGAAGCGACGCTATGGGAGCGTCAATGTCGCGCCGGCGCAACCAGCTTGCGCGGAACTCGAGCAAGCGCCAAAGCGCTAGCTCCAGTCGACAAGGGTATCGACGCCGTAGGCTTGTGCGAGGCTGGCGAGACCAGCCGGCAGGTTGACGATCTCGAACGCGATGCCGCGGGCCTGAGCGGCACGCGTCCACGCGAGCAGGACGGCAAGCGCGGACGAATCGAATTGCGCGAGCGGCGCGCAATCCACGCCGTTCGCACCCGCGGCAATGCGCTGCAAACCCGCTTCGAGCGCGGCTTTCGCGCTCTCGTGGGTCAACGTCGCGCCGCTTTCGAAGTGGCTTACGACGGCGTTCAGCACTTCGCTCACGACTGCTTGCCTGCGGCGAGTTGCTGGTTACGCTGCGTGAGGAACTGGATCAGTCCGTCCACGCCCTTCTGCTGGATCTGCTCGCTGAACTGCTGCTGATACGCCTGGATGAGCCACGCGCCGAGCACGTTGATGTCATACACGCGCCAGCCGTTCGGCGTCTTGTACAGACGGTAGTCGAGTTCGATCGGCGAGCCGTTGTTCATCACGACCGAGCGCACCACCGTGTCGGTGTCGTCCGGATTCATGCGGAACGGCTTGTACTGGATCTGCTGGTCGCGCACTTGCGCCAACGCACCCGAATACGTGCGGATCAACAGCATCTTGAATTGCTCGACCACGGCGTTTTGCTGCTCCGGCGTCGCGGTGCGCCAGTTGCGCCCCATCGCCAGTTGCGTGGTACGGCGGAAATCGGTGTACGGCAGGATCTTTTCGTTGACGAGCTGCGTGATATGGGTGATGTCGCCTTGCTGGATCGACTTGTCGGCGTGGATCGAGTCGATCACCTGCTGGGTGACGGTCTTAACCAAAGTATCGGGCGAACTCGAATCGACAGTTTGTGCCGATGCACCAGCACTGGCGAACGAGAACAACGCAGCAAACAGCGGAATCAGGAAGAATTTTTTCATATCGAACCTTGCCTTAAAAATAGTGCAACCGTTTGAACCGACATTAGCACGCGAGTTCAGCAGCAATCCATGCGCAAACTGCGAGAGTCGTATCGAGGTGTTACGGCCGCACGATCAACGCAATTTGAATGACGGAAAGCTGAAACGCGTCGGCGGAACCAGTTGACCGGCTGGAATCTGCGTCGTTTCCGGACCGCCGTTCAGGTCGAGCGGCGGCGTTTCCGAGCTGCCGGAGGCGGCTTCAGGTGCGGCCGCCGTGCCGGTTGCACCCGTGGTAGCCCCGGTGGTTGCACCCGCTGCCGAAGCAGCTTGCGGCGGCGTTGCCGCTGCCGTACCGGACGCAGGCGCCGCCTTTGCCGCGGCACCTTGCGTGCCAGCCGCACCGCTATCGACGTCCTCGTACTTCGGCAGCGGCGCTTCATCGCCGTAGTTCGGCAGCGACTGCGATTGCTTGCCGTCCGACAGCAAATACTGGCGGCGTTGCAGATACGCGTTGCGCACGAACGAATACTTATCCAGCGCGGCGCCTTCCAGCACGTCGCTCGCGTTCAGCAGATTCGCACGCGTGTTGATCACGTTCAGGCCGTACAGCGCCCAGCTCAGGCCATCCGGGTGAATGTAGCTAAGCGGATTCACGTAGTAATTGCCGATCGAGCCGACCGCGTCGCGCAGCGTGCTCGGCCCGAACAGCGGCAGCACGAGGTAGGGACCCGACGGCACGCCGTAGTGGCCGAGCGTCAGGCCGAGGTCGTTGTCGTGCTTGGGCAGCTTGGCGAGCGTCGCCACATCGAACAGACCGCCGACGCCGAACACCGTGTTGATCACGATCCGCATGATGTCTTCGACGCCATCGGTGATCTTCAGCTGCAGCAGATTGTTCGCCGCGATGTAGACGTCGCCGATGTTCGAGAAGAAGTTGGTGACGCTGTCGCGCACCGGTTGCGGCGTGATGGACACGTAGCCCTTCGCGACCGGCTTCAGCGCGTACTGATCGAGCTTGTCGTTGACGGTGAAGATGGTGCGGTTCAAGCCCTCGAGCGGGTCGCCCTTGGTCGGCGTCTGCACGGTCGAGCAGCCGGCGAGCGTAGCGGCCGCGAGCGCGAACGTCGCTATCTGGACGGTGCGCGCACCTCGTTTGCGTAGGGTCTGCATTTTTATTCTCCTTATTGACCGGCCGCGCCAGAGGCGGGCGGAGTCGGCGCCGCCGGCGCGGGCGCCGTGGCAGGGGCGGCCGCAGGTGCAGCCGAGCCCGCGCCCGGCTTGGATGCGCCCGAGTCCGCGGCCTTGCTATACAGGAATTGTCCGATCAGGTTTTCCAGCACGATTGCCGATTGTGTCATCGAGATCGTGTCACCCGCTTTAAGCGTCTCGCTGTCGCCACCGGGTTCGAGCCCGATGTATTGCTCGCCGAGCAGACCGGAGGTCAGAATCTTCGCCGACGTGTCTTTCGGAAACGGGTATTGCTTGTCGATATCGATCGTGACGACAGCCTGATAGGCATTGCTGTCAAAGCCGATCGAGGCAACCCGGCCGACCGTCACGCCCGCGCTCTTCACCGGTGCGCGCGCCTTCAGTCCGCCGATATTGTCGAACTTGAGCTTGATCGGATACGTTGCCTGAAACGACAACGAGCTCATGTTGCCGGCCTTCAGCGCGAGAAACAGCAACGCCACGAAACCCAACACCACGAACAAGCCGACCCAGAAGTCGAGAGCAGTCTTTTTCATCGTCATCCCAAAGTGAATCCGCCACGCTGCTCCCGCTCGCGTCACGCGCAACCTGAGGCGCGCCCCTGAGCGAAAACGTGCAGCGCAGTTTTAGCTGAACATCAGTGCGGTCAACAGAAAATCGAGGCCGAGCACCGCAAGCGACGCGTACACGACCGTCTTGGTCGTGGCGCGCGACACGCCCTCCGGCGTCGGCTTGGCTTCATAGCCCTGAAACAGCGCCACAAAGGTCACCGCGAGGCCGAACACCACGCTCTTGACGACCCCAGCGCCGACGTCGCGCCAAACATCGACGCCGCCTTGCATCTGCGACCAGAAAGCGCCGGCATCGACGCCGATCAGCAGCACACCCACCACATAACCGCCGAGCACGCCGACCGCGCTGAAAATCGCGGCCAGGATCGGCATGGAAACGATGCCCGCCCACAGGCGCGGCGCGACGACGACCTTGACCGGGTCCACCGCCATCATTTCCATCGCGGTCAATTGCTCGCCCGCCTTCATCAGGCCGATCTCGGCCGTGAGCGACGTGCCGGCGCGCCCCGCGAACAGGAGCGCCGTGACCACCGGCCCGAGTTCGCGCACCAGCGAAAGTGCGACCAGCAGCCCCAGCGCCTGTTCGGAACCGTACCGGTTCAGCGTGTAGTAACCCTGCAAGCCAAGCACAAAGCCGACGAACAGTCCCGACACGGCGATGATCACCAGCGAATAATTACCCACGAAGTGGATCTGCTTCGTGACAAGACGCGGCCGGCGCAGCAACGGGAAAAATTCGAGCAGCAAGCGGAAAAAGAAGCGTGTGGCATAACCGGCCGTGCCCAACCCGTCGATCACCGAGCGACCAAGCGCACTGATCATGACTGACCTCCGCCAATGCCGAAGTCCGCCGCGAGCGGCGTCTTGCTGGGGTAGTGAAATTTGAACGGGCCATCCGGCGCGCCGTCGATGAACTGGCGCACCGTAGGATCGGTCGACGCCCGCAGCTCAGCCGGCGTGCCTTCGGCATGCACCCCGCCGTTGGCAAGGAAATAGACGTAATCGGCAATCGCGAACGACTCCGGCACGTCGTGTGTGACCAGGATCGACGTTGCGCCAAGTGCCTGATTCAGCGCGCGAATCAGGTTTGCGGTAAT includes the following:
- the hisD gene encoding histidinol dehydrogenase — its product is MSIKIRKLDSSSPDFQKLLHAVLAFEASEDEAIERSVAQILNDVKARGDAAVLEYTNRFDRVEAKSVESLELPMSELEAALEGLEPKRRAALEAAAARVRGYHEKQKIECGSHSWQYTEADGTVLGQKVTPLDRAGIYVPGGKAAYPSSVLMNAIPARVAGVREIVMVVPTPDGVKNPLVLAAALLGGVDRVFTIGGAQAVGALAYGTETVPAVDKICGPGNAYVASAKRRVFGTVGIDMIAGPSEILVLCDGTTDPRWVAMDLFSQAEHDELAQSILLCPDDAFIARVRDAINELLPTMPRQDVIRASLEGRGALIKVRDMAEACAIANDIAPEHLEISALEPHQWGQLIRHAGAIFLGRYTSESLGDYCAGPNHVLPTSRTARFSSPLGVYDFFKRSSVIEVSADGAQTLGEIAAELAYGEGLQAHARSAEYRMRQNG
- a CDS encoding ABC transporter permease — its product is MSGYSGFSTLFYKEILRFWKVAFQTVLAPVITALLYLTIFGHALRGHVQVYPGVEYTSFLIPGLVMMSVLQNAFANSSSSLIQSKITGNLVFVLLPPLSHYEMFGAYVLAAVARGLAVGFGVFIVTIWFVPVSFSAPLYIIAFAIFGAAILGTLGLIAGIWAEKFDQLAAFQNFLIMPLTFLSGVFYSTHTLPPVWREVSRLNPFFYMIDGFRYGFFGMSDINPLASLAIVAGFFVVLAVVAMRMLASGYKLRH
- the mlaD gene encoding outer membrane lipid asymmetry maintenance protein MlaD, which produces MKKTALDFWVGLFVVLGFVALLFLALKAGNMSSLSFQATYPIKLKFDNIGGLKARAPVKSAGVTVGRVASIGFDSNAYQAVVTIDIDKQYPFPKDTSAKILTSGLLGEQYIGLEPGGDSETLKAGDTISMTQSAIVLENLIGQFLYSKAADSGASKPGAGSAAPAAAPATAPAPAAPTPPASGAAGQ
- a CDS encoding STAS domain-containing protein codes for the protein MSEVLNAVVSHFESGATLTHESAKAALEAGLQRIAAGANGVDCAPLAQFDSSALAVLLAWTRAAQARGIAFEIVNLPAGLASLAQAYGVDTLVDWS
- the mlaE gene encoding lipid asymmetry maintenance ABC transporter permease subunit MlaE, with protein sequence MISALGRSVIDGLGTAGYATRFFFRLLLEFFPLLRRPRLVTKQIHFVGNYSLVIIAVSGLFVGFVLGLQGYYTLNRYGSEQALGLLVALSLVRELGPVVTALLFAGRAGTSLTAEIGLMKAGEQLTAMEMMAVDPVKVVVAPRLWAGIVSMPILAAIFSAVGVLGGYVVGVLLIGVDAGAFWSQMQGGVDVWRDVGAGVVKSVVFGLAVTFVALFQGYEAKPTPEGVSRATTKTVVYASLAVLGLDFLLTALMFS
- a CDS encoding ABC transporter ATP-binding protein, which codes for MSAIEIRNVKKRYKDLQALKGVSLTVEEGEFFGLLGPNGAGKTTLISILAGLARADEGSIAVRGHDVVSDFRDARRALGVVPQELVFDPFFTVRETLRIQSGYYGLRNNDAWIDEIMANLDLTEKADANMRALSGGMKRRVLVAQALVHRPPVIVLDEPTAGVDVELRQTLWKFISRLNREGHTIVLTTHYLEEAESLCDRIAMLRRGEVVALERTSTLLQRFAGMQLFLRFAQGVLPAELRPLEVESGSGNGNGRQHLLRLASYDDVERILAQCRAAGCAFEEIEVRKADLEDVFVQVMNGPEVIEGLA
- the hisG gene encoding ATP phosphoribosyltransferase, yielding MSSMPQTSSSPAVSAPLTLALSKGRIFEETLPLLAAAGIEVAEDPETSRKLILPTTDANLRVIIVRATDVPTYVEYGAADFGVAGKDVLLEHGGSGLYQPVDLDIARCRMSVAVAAGFDYANAVRQGARLRVATKYVETAREHFAAKGVHVDLIKLYGSMELAPLVGLADAIVDLVSSGNTLRANNLVEVEEIMQISSRLVVNQAALKLKRAALRPILDAFERASKAGTAAA
- the murA gene encoding UDP-N-acetylglucosamine 1-carboxyvinyltransferase codes for the protein MTGMDKLVIEGGYPLSGEVVISGAKNAALPILCASLLSAEPVHLANVPDLQDVRTMLKLLGQMGVQIESGEGGVSLDASKVDNLVAPYEMVKTMRASILVLGPLVARFGHARVSLPGGCAIGARPVDQHIKGLQAMGAEITIEHGFIEARAKRLKGARIVTDMITVTGTENLLMAAVLAEGETVIENAAREPEVGDLAHLLVEMGAKIEGIGTDRLVIQGVDKLHGAKHTVIPDRIEAGTFLCAVAAAGGDVTLRKVRPLILEAVIEKLREAGVTVEEGDDWIRVRMDKRPSAVSFRTSEYPAFPTDMQAQFMALNTIADGTSQVVETIFENRYMHVQELNRLGANITIDGNTALVTGVEKLSGAKVMATDLRASASLVIAALRAEGETLIDRIYHLDRGYDRMETKLNAIGARVRRISGSQA
- the hisC gene encoding histidinol-phosphate transaminase, whose protein sequence is MTTPQDIIRRDVLAMTSYPVPDATGYIKLDAMENPFRLPPVLAAHLGEHLAGVALNRYPAPRPEALIEKIKRVMGVPAGCDVLLGNGSDEIISMVSVACAKPGAKVLAPMPGFVMYQMSAKLANLEFIGVPLKADFTLDTEAMLAAIAEHEPAVVYLAYPNNPTGTLYDGADMERIIAAANKSLVVIDEAYQPFAQQSWLPRADAFDNVVVMRTVSKLGLAGIRLGYLVGRPAWLTEFDKVRPPYNTNVLTQAAADFLLDHVDVLDAQAEQLREERTKLAQAVAQLPGAEVFPSAGNFLLVRVPDASVMFETLLAARVLIKNVSKMHPLLVNCVRLTVGSPEENAQLVAGLKLVLH
- a CDS encoding BolA family protein, with amino-acid sequence MLPTPEQVKQYIAAGLACQHLEVEGDGQHFFATIVSPSFEGKRLIQRHQLVYAALGDRMREEIHALSMKTLTPAEWQNA
- a CDS encoding MlaA family lipoprotein, producing MQTLRKRGARTVQIATFALAAATLAGCSTVQTPTKGDPLEGLNRTIFTVNDKLDQYALKPVAKGYVSITPQPVRDSVTNFFSNIGDVYIAANNLLQLKITDGVEDIMRIVINTVFGVGGLFDVATLAKLPKHDNDLGLTLGHYGVPSGPYLVLPLFGPSTLRDAVGSIGNYYVNPLSYIHPDGLSWALYGLNVINTRANLLNASDVLEGAALDKYSFVRNAYLQRRQYLLSDGKQSQSLPNYGDEAPLPKYEDVDSGAAGTQGAAAKAAPASGTAAATPPQAASAAGATTGATTGATGTAAAPEAASGSSETPPLDLNGGPETTQIPAGQLVPPTRFSFPSFKLR
- a CDS encoding MlaC/ttg2D family ABC transporter substrate-binding protein; the encoded protein is MKKFFLIPLFAALFSFASAGASAQTVDSSSPDTLVKTVTQQVIDSIHADKSIQQGDITHITQLVNEKILPYTDFRRTTQLAMGRNWRTATPEQQNAVVEQFKMLLIRTYSGALAQVRDQQIQYKPFRMNPDDTDTVVRSVVMNNGSPIELDYRLYKTPNGWRVYDINVLGAWLIQAYQQQFSEQIQQKGVDGLIQFLTQRNQQLAAGKQS